Proteins from one Deinococcus actinosclerus genomic window:
- a CDS encoding esterase/lipase family protein, translating into MDYRRLLLTLPLLLAACGQTSPQAGDAPGASVTAEQRAAFLRATPTPPEAVAQGQITDLADTLPGGKKIASQAIDKSVPIILVHGMTGFGRDELLGLVHYWGGVTYDVQEDLRALGYKVYTASVGPFSSNWDRAAELYAQIKGGCVDYGPARAAEFGHTRSDPAKCYPGFYPEWDAQHPVNLIGHSQGGPTIRLLVKLLDDGSPANADGNNLYAGGRAGWVRNLMTISSPSDGSPAADNLQVLIPQLQKIIVAVAAVAGNLDTVSRIYDFDLGQYGLRQEPGETFGHYLDRVSNSRVMTSKDSAGWDLRPDGAKEQNAFIGRSKVTKYFSWATNDTSPGLLTGWHYPNVTMGPELVVTSYPYPRPLPPGMGNVYGTSQFGGVTYDRSWWPNDGIVPTNYSHAPIGQQREAYTGQATQPGRWYVLGTVQGYDHVDIVGNLTLRDVRQFYRNQAAFLNSQ; encoded by the coding sequence ATGGACTACCGCCGCCTGCTGCTGACCCTTCCCCTTCTGCTCGCCGCCTGTGGCCAGACCAGTCCCCAGGCTGGAGACGCCCCAGGCGCCAGCGTCACCGCCGAGCAGCGCGCCGCCTTCCTGCGGGCCACCCCCACGCCCCCGGAAGCGGTGGCGCAGGGTCAGATCACCGACCTCGCCGATACGCTGCCGGGCGGCAAGAAGATCGCCTCGCAGGCCATCGACAAGAGCGTGCCGATCATCCTGGTGCACGGCATGACGGGCTTCGGCCGCGACGAACTGCTCGGTCTGGTCCACTACTGGGGCGGCGTCACCTACGACGTGCAGGAGGACCTGCGGGCGCTGGGCTACAAGGTGTACACCGCCAGCGTCGGGCCGTTCAGCAGCAACTGGGACCGGGCGGCCGAACTGTACGCCCAGATCAAGGGCGGCTGCGTGGATTACGGCCCGGCGCGCGCCGCCGAGTTCGGCCACACCCGCTCCGACCCCGCCAAGTGCTACCCCGGGTTCTACCCGGAATGGGACGCCCAGCATCCGGTCAACCTGATCGGCCACAGCCAGGGCGGGCCGACCATCCGACTGCTCGTGAAACTGCTCGACGACGGAAGTCCCGCCAACGCCGACGGCAACAACCTGTACGCGGGGGGCCGCGCGGGCTGGGTCAGGAACCTCATGACCATCTCCAGCCCCAGTGACGGCAGCCCCGCCGCCGACAACCTGCAGGTGCTCATCCCGCAACTCCAGAAGATCATCGTGGCGGTAGCCGCCGTCGCCGGCAACCTCGACACCGTCAGCCGGATCTACGATTTCGACCTGGGCCAGTACGGCCTGCGGCAGGAACCGGGCGAAACGTTCGGCCACTACCTCGACCGCGTGTCCAACTCCAGGGTCATGACGAGCAAGGACTCGGCCGGCTGGGACCTGCGTCCGGACGGCGCGAAGGAACAGAACGCCTTCATCGGCCGCAGTAAGGTCACGAAATACTTCTCGTGGGCCACCAACGACACCTCACCGGGCCTGCTGACCGGCTGGCACTACCCGAACGTCACCATGGGGCCGGAACTGGTCGTCACCTCGTACCCCTACCCCCGCCCCCTGCCGCCCGGGATGGGCAACGTGTACGGCACCAGCCAGTTCGGCGGCGTCACCTACGACCGGAGCTGGTGGCCGAACGACGGCATCGTGCCCACCAACTACTCGCACGCGCCCATCGGCCAGCAGCGTGAAGCCTACACCGGGCAGGCCACGCAGCCGGGCCGCTGGTACGTGCTGGGCACGGTCCAGGGCTACGATCACGTCGATATCGTGGGCAACCTGACCCTGCGCGACGTGCGCCAGTTCTACCGCAACCAGGCCGCCTTCCTGAACAGCCAGTGA
- a CDS encoding MFS transporter, giving the protein MTTSVPDRLWTRSFLLWWLGSAQSALGTALAGIATSFLVLHQTGSAGKMGVNLALALLPGLLSPLFGTLVDRLPLKVPLILGNVLRGALQLTVGLLALRGPVALELVYAASFLTGLIGAFYSPAAMGVTPRLVPRAQLQRATGLMQGSTQVMQLVGTVGGGALVGALGSAPALIFDGLSFLMFAALLPLVTLPAHGAAPAGEGFWTSFHAGLDYARRSPLTLGLPVLAFFLNAAFAPMEMLMPARMTALGAGAQGFGLFFGLLLAGLAAGSFAMAALGERVDARRLSAPAFAALGTTVLLLSLTQTPAQMYALAFVMGLVTAALNLSVSMIFQKRVDPTYYGRVGSLLGMVGTAGMPLAMLLLAPVADRVPVSTVFAVAGSLTLLAAVGWAALLRRDAAGGTGQASPA; this is encoded by the coding sequence ATGACCACCTCCGTCCCGGACCGACTGTGGACCCGCTCCTTCCTGCTGTGGTGGCTGGGCAGCGCCCAGAGCGCCCTGGGCACCGCGCTGGCCGGGATCGCCACCAGTTTCCTGGTGCTGCATCAGACCGGCAGCGCCGGGAAGATGGGCGTGAACCTCGCGCTGGCGCTGCTGCCGGGGCTGCTGTCCCCGCTGTTCGGAACGCTGGTGGACCGCCTGCCCCTGAAGGTCCCGCTGATCCTGGGGAACGTCCTGCGCGGTGCGCTGCAACTCACGGTGGGCCTGCTGGCGCTGCGCGGCCCTGTTGCACTCGAACTGGTCTACGCGGCGTCGTTCCTGACCGGCCTGATCGGCGCGTTCTACTCGCCCGCCGCGATGGGCGTCACGCCCCGCCTCGTGCCACGCGCGCAGCTCCAGCGCGCCACCGGCCTGATGCAGGGGAGCACGCAGGTCATGCAACTCGTCGGCACGGTGGGTGGCGGCGCGCTGGTGGGCGCGCTCGGCAGCGCCCCGGCCCTGATCTTCGACGGCCTGAGCTTCCTGATGTTCGCGGCGCTGCTGCCCCTCGTGACCCTGCCCGCCCACGGCGCCGCGCCGGCAGGCGAGGGGTTCTGGACGTCCTTCCACGCGGGCCTGGACTACGCCCGCCGCAGTCCCCTCACGCTGGGCCTGCCGGTCCTGGCCTTCTTCCTGAATGCCGCGTTCGCCCCCATGGAGATGCTGATGCCCGCCCGCATGACCGCCCTGGGCGCGGGGGCGCAGGGCTTCGGGCTGTTCTTCGGGCTGCTGCTGGCCGGACTGGCCGCCGGGAGTTTCGCCATGGCCGCGCTGGGAGAGCGGGTGGACGCCCGCCGCCTCAGTGCGCCCGCCTTCGCTGCGCTCGGCACGACTGTTCTGCTGCTGAGCCTCACGCAGACCCCCGCGCAGATGTACGCCCTGGCGTTCGTGATGGGCCTCGTAACCGCCGCGCTGAACCTCTCGGTCAGCATGATCTTCCAGAAGCGCGTTGATCCCACCTACTACGGCCGGGTGGGCAGCCTGCTCGGCATGGTCGGCACGGCGGGCATGCCGCTGGCGATGCTGCTGCTCGCGCCGGTGGCCGACCGCGTGCCCGTGAGCACCGTGTTCGCGGTGGCCGGCAGCCTCACCCTGCTGGCGGCGGTGGGCTGGGCCGCGCTGCTGCGCCGGGACGCGGCGGGCGGCACCGGGCAGGCATCACCCGCCTGA
- a CDS encoding helix-turn-helix domain-containing protein → MGDLPSLTVSTPGQARLLLDPALLTPLGHLLRGEVSAAELARACGLSVQQAHHRLTRLRAAGLVVVTQEQARAGRPVKRYRAAARAFRVPFALTDHATLSDLVAGLHRDPLAQQHERVGRMLAAQPGRHLNVHLNARGQVTLDFDGFEDVLDSVISAHRLAYLSPADAQELDTRVQSLFDWLDEHAQSRAEGLVPRLLGVFLTPGDR, encoded by the coding sequence ATGGGTGACCTTCCTTCGCTGACGGTGAGCACGCCCGGGCAGGCGCGGCTGCTCCTTGACCCGGCGCTGCTGACGCCGCTGGGGCACCTGCTGCGCGGCGAGGTGAGTGCCGCCGAACTGGCCCGCGCGTGCGGCCTGAGCGTGCAGCAGGCGCACCACCGCCTGACCCGGCTGCGCGCGGCGGGACTGGTGGTCGTCACGCAGGAGCAGGCGCGCGCCGGGCGGCCCGTGAAACGCTACCGGGCGGCGGCGCGGGCGTTCCGCGTGCCGTTCGCCCTGACGGACCACGCGACCCTCTCGGATCTGGTGGCGGGCCTGCACCGCGACCCGCTGGCGCAGCAGCACGAGCGGGTGGGGCGGATGCTGGCCGCGCAGCCGGGGCGTCACCTCAACGTCCACCTGAACGCGCGGGGGCAGGTGACACTGGATTTCGACGGCTTCGAGGACGTGCTGGACAGCGTGATCAGCGCGCACCGCCTCGCATACCTCAGCCCGGCGGACGCGCAGGAACTCGACACCAGGGTGCAGTCCCTGTTCGACTGGCTCGACGAGCACGCCCAGTCACGCGCGGAGGGCCTGGTGCCGCGCCTGCTGGGCGTGTTCCTCACGCCGGGGGACAGGTGA
- a CDS encoding ATP-dependent RecD-like DNA helicase yields MSAAPTEAFRVTGGVNKVRFRSDSGFTVMTARIRNAEGEDPDATVIGVMPPLEAGDTFSADVLMEEHREYGYQYRVLNLVLEAQPADLSEAGIAAYLEARVGGVGKVLAGRIAGTFGAATFDILESDPDRLLQVPGVTASTLHKMTQSWSQQGLERRLLAGLQGLGLSIAQAQRAVKHFGEAALERLSADLFTLTEVEGIGFLTADKLWQAQGGALDDPRRLTAAAVYALQQAAQQGGHSYLPRARAEKGVVHYTRVTPAQARLGVETAVELGRLADDTPPLLDTEDALHDPSRIYLPPTLRAEKKLASLIRTLIATPPAGDEWTVPRGAAKGLSAEQAGVLDLLGEHRLVVLTGGPGTGKSTTTRAVADLAEQLGLEVGLCAPTGKAARRLGEVTGRAASTIHRLLGYGPAGFRHNHLEPAPYDLLIVDEVSMCGDGLMLSLLAAVAPGARVLLVGDTDQLPPVDAGLPLHALTQTAPTVRLTQVYRQAAENPIIRAAHGLLHGQAPQWGDPRLNLVETEPDVGARRVALLVRDMGGPTQVQVLTPMRKGPLGVEMLNHHLQSLFNPGEGGVRIGDSHARPGDIVVQTKNDYTNEVFNGTVGTVLKADGSRLTVDFDGNVVELAGAELFNLQLGYALTVHRAQGSEWGTVLGVLHEAHMPMLSRNLVYTALTRARDRFYAVGSATAWQRAAGRQREERCTALLERIRGR; encoded by the coding sequence ATGTCTGCTGCCCCAACCGAGGCGTTCCGCGTGACCGGCGGCGTGAATAAAGTGCGGTTCCGTTCCGATTCCGGCTTCACGGTCATGACCGCCCGCATCCGCAACGCGGAGGGGGAGGACCCCGACGCGACCGTCATCGGCGTGATGCCGCCCCTGGAGGCCGGGGACACCTTCAGCGCCGACGTGCTCATGGAGGAGCACCGCGAGTACGGCTACCAGTACCGCGTGCTGAACCTCGTGCTGGAGGCGCAGCCCGCCGACCTGTCCGAGGCGGGGATCGCCGCGTACCTGGAGGCGCGGGTGGGCGGCGTGGGCAAGGTCCTGGCCGGGCGGATCGCGGGAACGTTCGGTGCGGCGACCTTCGACATCCTGGAGAGCGACCCCGACCGGCTGCTGCAGGTGCCGGGCGTGACGGCCAGCACGCTGCACAAGATGACCCAGAGCTGGTCGCAGCAGGGCCTGGAACGCCGCCTGCTGGCGGGCCTCCAGGGCCTGGGCCTGAGCATCGCGCAGGCACAGCGGGCCGTGAAACACTTCGGTGAGGCCGCGCTGGAACGCCTGAGCGCCGACCTGTTCACCCTGACGGAGGTCGAGGGGATCGGCTTCCTGACCGCGGACAAGCTGTGGCAGGCGCAGGGCGGCGCCCTGGACGACCCGCGCCGCCTGACCGCCGCCGCCGTGTATGCCCTGCAGCAGGCGGCGCAGCAGGGCGGGCACTCGTACCTGCCGCGCGCCCGCGCGGAGAAGGGCGTGGTGCACTACACCCGCGTGACGCCCGCCCAGGCCCGGCTGGGGGTCGAGACGGCGGTGGAACTGGGCCGCCTCGCGGACGACACGCCCCCGCTGCTGGACACCGAGGACGCGCTGCACGACCCCAGCCGCATCTACCTGCCGCCCACCCTGCGCGCCGAGAAGAAACTCGCCAGCCTGATCCGCACGCTGATCGCCACGCCCCCCGCCGGGGACGAGTGGACCGTCCCCAGGGGCGCGGCGAAGGGCCTGTCGGCCGAGCAGGCGGGTGTGCTGGACCTGCTTGGGGAGCACCGGCTGGTGGTCCTGACCGGCGGGCCCGGCACCGGCAAGAGCACCACCACCCGCGCCGTCGCGGACCTTGCCGAGCAGCTGGGCCTGGAGGTCGGCCTGTGCGCCCCGACCGGCAAGGCCGCGCGCCGCCTGGGCGAGGTGACGGGCCGCGCGGCGAGCACCATTCACCGCCTGCTGGGGTACGGCCCGGCGGGCTTCCGGCACAACCACCTCGAACCCGCCCCGTACGACCTGCTGATCGTGGACGAGGTCAGCATGTGCGGCGACGGCCTGATGCTCTCGCTGCTCGCGGCGGTCGCGCCCGGCGCGCGCGTGCTGCTGGTCGGCGACACCGATCAGCTTCCCCCGGTGGACGCCGGGCTGCCCCTGCACGCCCTGACCCAGACGGCGCCCACCGTCCGCCTGACCCAGGTGTACCGGCAGGCGGCCGAGAACCCCATCATCCGCGCCGCGCACGGCCTGCTGCACGGGCAGGCGCCGCAGTGGGGCGACCCCCGATTGAACCTCGTGGAGACCGAACCGGACGTGGGCGCGCGGCGCGTGGCGCTGCTCGTGCGCGACATGGGCGGCCCCACGCAGGTGCAGGTGCTGACCCCCATGCGCAAGGGACCGCTGGGCGTGGAGATGCTCAACCACCACCTCCAGAGCCTCTTCAACCCCGGCGAGGGCGGCGTCCGCATCGGCGACTCGCACGCGCGGCCCGGCGATATCGTCGTGCAGACGAAGAACGACTACACCAACGAGGTCTTCAACGGCACGGTCGGCACCGTCCTGAAGGCCGACGGCTCACGCCTGACCGTGGATTTCGACGGGAACGTCGTGGAACTGGCCGGGGCGGAACTGTTTAACCTGCAACTCGGCTACGCCCTGACCGTGCACCGCGCGCAGGGCAGCGAGTGGGGCACCGTGCTCGGCGTGCTGCACGAGGCGCACATGCCGATGCTCAGCCGCAACCTCGTGTACACCGCCCTGACCCGCGCCCGCGACCGCTTCTACGCCGTGGGGTCCGCGACCGCGTGGCAGCGCGCCGCCGGGCGACAGCGCGAGGAACGCTGCACGGCCCTGCTCGAACGCATCCGGGGCCGCTGA
- a CDS encoding DUF4900 domain-containing protein, which yields MRTTERTQGATLIVSLLLVMLLLAVIMSVTAQVTLSARRSSTDQESILRAQLAAESGTALVQARLRVMSTLLRSAQFKPADTPVIMDDLAALCGLSSLPSVPVGSDVCDLSSRPQGLRDAGDARVRLLVRAVSASAFAAAGLDGATDAKRAAYWSDLFSGPDGTTLTGAPTSATYAVTYGLRPTRLTRSGVSEYRLFFTMPDAQVTGAAASATRQVRLRAEQTGLNLVIQRPSLAPNALFTNHHFASPEAEAAGDRITFTSRTMFSGPVHTNGQFRFMGRPWFGGAVTSAGCRAGQIQTAPLPTGDSCASEPEPGAYFDSTFQTQANMTPSPDAPTFCYAGNPACAANPDVAPSFPQGVTWNAPFVQLPVNGNDQAAAAQSGGLLISGTVSNLQLYRAAVGGQDSQRITYTVGGVTVNLAVGANGKLRILDGSGNWVSATRAADGSVAPGSPQADFNGVVYVNGEVADLNAGPDPISAAVAPFSGLTVAASGTINITSDLTYADPPCSGQHTRNPDGSVTPATCANLGARNILGIYSSGGNVNLVSPQSGQPTRLGNDPRIHAVLMAGQGAVQVQGYNTGSPLGNVNLIGGVIENYYGAFGTTSGNVQQTGYGRNFVFDPRTLSGVEPPFFPTSRTWTMALVTTPTGTTQPLDPVQLRGDTVSEAP from the coding sequence ATGCGCACCACCGAACGCACGCAGGGTGCCACCCTGATCGTCTCTCTGCTGCTGGTCATGCTGCTGCTGGCCGTGATCATGAGCGTCACCGCCCAGGTCACGCTGTCCGCGCGGCGCTCCAGCACCGATCAGGAAAGTATCCTGCGCGCCCAGCTGGCCGCCGAATCCGGCACGGCCCTCGTGCAGGCCCGGCTGCGGGTCATGAGTACCCTGCTGCGCAGCGCGCAGTTCAAACCCGCCGACACCCCCGTGATCATGGACGACCTCGCGGCCCTGTGCGGGCTGAGCAGCCTGCCCAGCGTCCCGGTCGGGTCGGACGTCTGCGACCTCAGCAGCCGCCCCCAGGGCCTGCGCGACGCCGGCGACGCCCGCGTGCGCCTGCTGGTGCGCGCCGTGAGCGCCAGTGCCTTCGCGGCGGCCGGCCTGGACGGGGCGACCGACGCCAAACGCGCCGCGTACTGGAGTGACCTGTTCAGCGGCCCGGACGGCACCACCCTGACGGGCGCGCCCACCAGCGCCACGTACGCGGTCACCTACGGGCTGCGCCCCACCCGGCTGACCCGCAGCGGCGTCAGCGAGTACCGCCTGTTCTTCACGATGCCCGACGCCCAGGTCACCGGCGCCGCCGCCAGCGCCACGCGGCAGGTGCGCCTGCGGGCCGAGCAGACGGGACTGAACCTCGTGATCCAGCGGCCCTCGCTGGCCCCCAACGCCCTGTTCACCAACCACCACTTCGCCTCGCCGGAGGCGGAGGCCGCCGGCGACCGCATCACCTTCACCAGCCGCACCATGTTCAGCGGCCCCGTCCACACCAACGGGCAGTTCCGCTTCATGGGTCGGCCCTGGTTCGGCGGGGCCGTCACCAGTGCCGGGTGCCGCGCCGGGCAGATCCAGACGGCGCCTCTCCCCACGGGCGACTCCTGCGCCAGCGAACCCGAACCCGGCGCGTACTTCGATTCGACCTTCCAGACCCAGGCGAACATGACGCCGAGTCCCGACGCCCCGACCTTCTGCTACGCGGGCAATCCCGCCTGCGCCGCGAACCCGGACGTCGCCCCCAGTTTCCCGCAGGGCGTCACCTGGAACGCGCCCTTCGTGCAGCTGCCCGTCAACGGGAACGACCAGGCGGCCGCCGCCCAGAGCGGGGGCCTGCTGATCAGCGGCACCGTCAGCAACCTGCAGCTGTACCGCGCGGCGGTCGGGGGGCAGGACAGCCAGCGCATCACGTACACGGTGGGCGGCGTGACCGTGAACCTCGCGGTGGGCGCCAACGGCAAGCTGCGCATCCTGGACGGCAGCGGCAACTGGGTGTCGGCCACGCGCGCCGCAGACGGCAGCGTCGCGCCGGGCAGCCCCCAGGCCGATTTCAACGGCGTGGTGTACGTGAACGGCGAGGTGGCCGACCTGAACGCCGGTCCGGATCCCATCAGCGCGGCGGTCGCGCCCTTCAGTGGCCTGACCGTGGCCGCCAGCGGCACCATCAACATCACCAGTGACCTCACGTACGCCGATCCGCCCTGCAGCGGGCAGCACACCCGCAACCCCGACGGCAGCGTCACGCCGGCCACCTGCGCCAACCTGGGCGCGCGGAACATTCTGGGGATCTACTCCAGCGGCGGCAACGTGAACCTCGTCAGTCCCCAGAGCGGCCAGCCCACCCGCCTGGGCAACGACCCCAGGATTCACGCGGTCCTGATGGCCGGACAGGGCGCCGTGCAGGTGCAGGGCTACAACACCGGCAGCCCCCTGGGCAACGTGAACCTGATCGGCGGGGTCATCGAGAACTACTACGGCGCGTTCGGCACCACCAGCGGCAACGTCCAGCAGACCGGGTACGGCCGCAACTTCGTGTTCGACCCGCGCACCCTCTCCGGGGTGGAACCCCCCTTCTTCCCGACCTCGCGCACCTGGACGATGGCGCTGGTCACCACGCCCACCGGCACCACCCAGCCGCTCGACCCGGTGCAGCTGCGCGGCGACACCGTCTCGGAGGCCCCGTGA
- a CDS encoding GspH/FimT family pseudopilin, producing the protein MRAGRTQGFTLLELLLVIAILGVIAGVLGWSLLGSLRASQLRDAAAQLSADLRAARSTALKSGQNVTVTTTLNAGSYTVQRGADTRTLTLPNSVQVSAQTAAAVQYRAPSGTTDGAGVIWTLRHPASGQLTQVKIVGLTGKVIVRAN; encoded by the coding sequence GTGAGGGCCGGGCGCACGCAGGGGTTCACGCTGCTGGAACTGCTGCTGGTGATCGCCATTCTGGGCGTCATCGCCGGGGTGCTGGGCTGGTCGCTGCTGGGCAGCCTGCGCGCCAGCCAGCTGCGCGACGCCGCCGCGCAACTGAGCGCCGACCTGCGCGCCGCGCGGAGCACTGCCCTGAAAAGCGGGCAGAACGTGACGGTGACCACCACGCTGAACGCCGGCAGCTACACCGTGCAGCGCGGCGCGGACACCCGCACCCTGACCCTGCCCAACAGCGTTCAGGTGAGCGCGCAGACCGCCGCCGCCGTGCAGTACCGCGCGCCGAGTGGCACTACCGACGGCGCGGGTGTCATCTGGACGCTGCGGCACCCGGCCAGCGGCCAGCTCACGCAGGTGAAGATCGTGGGATTGACCGGGAAGGTGATCGTCCGTGCGAACTGA
- a CDS encoding type IV pilus modification PilV family protein: MRTDLPRGSAGLTIVEVLVGILLLSIIALVVLAPLTSFFRLTTRSAQQVSATQQAQQVLEGIRSDWLTPGLYDQRCATIPLPPGTSVTLSSLTLDGAVTGSAGLNASCTGNAPDLSPVRRVSVQVTVNGTQSVLNADVARP; encoded by the coding sequence GTGCGAACTGACCTGCCCCGGGGCAGCGCCGGCCTGACCATCGTGGAAGTGCTGGTGGGCATCCTGCTGCTGAGCATCATCGCGCTCGTCGTCCTGGCGCCCCTGACCAGCTTTTTCAGGCTGACCACCCGCAGCGCCCAGCAGGTCAGCGCCACCCAGCAGGCCCAGCAGGTGCTCGAAGGCATCCGCAGCGACTGGCTGACGCCCGGCCTGTACGACCAGCGCTGCGCGACCATCCCGCTGCCGCCCGGCACCAGCGTCACGCTCTCCAGTCTGACCCTGGACGGCGCCGTGACCGGCAGCGCCGGCCTGAACGCCAGCTGCACCGGAAACGCGCCGGATCTCAGTCCCGTGCGGCGCGTGAGCGTGCAGGTCACGGTCAACGGCACCCAGAGCGTCCTGAACGCCGACGTGGCCCGCCCATGA
- a CDS encoding prepilin-type N-terminal cleavage/methylation domain-containing protein: MTGAQRGLTLIELLVALALALIALFAASTLLISSTRSAGDLQVRSDLLLEQQVAQNYLLANVREAAFVYPSGTPITLPVNYSTTRPGGGTWTAGGSVPLLAFIQAPERPVSGCALTNADTRRACYTFRAYYPVRRADWVAGAPDPANPGPDAGNDDRWVLAEFAQPLNATTPPTVSGALNLAAAGLSGTASLLLDYVQQAAPGLPPLLSAVTPSPQTPGGVRVTLNVSLNRNVRGRDTTQPARPGASPASWVQSVTIAPRNVGTLPP; the protein is encoded by the coding sequence ATGACCGGCGCGCAGCGGGGCCTGACCCTGATCGAACTGCTCGTCGCCCTGGCCCTGGCCCTGATCGCGCTGTTCGCGGCGAGCACCCTGCTGATCAGCAGCACGCGGAGCGCCGGCGACCTGCAGGTGCGCAGCGACCTGCTGCTCGAACAGCAGGTGGCGCAGAACTACCTGCTGGCGAACGTCCGCGAGGCCGCGTTCGTGTATCCCAGCGGCACGCCCATCACGCTGCCCGTGAACTACTCCACCACCCGGCCCGGCGGCGGGACATGGACGGCTGGCGGCAGCGTGCCGCTGCTGGCGTTCATCCAGGCCCCCGAACGGCCGGTGAGCGGCTGCGCGCTGACGAACGCCGACACCCGCCGCGCCTGCTACACCTTCCGCGCGTACTACCCGGTGCGCCGCGCCGACTGGGTGGCCGGGGCGCCCGACCCGGCCAACCCGGGGCCAGATGCCGGCAACGACGACCGCTGGGTGCTCGCCGAGTTCGCGCAGCCCCTGAACGCCACCACGCCGCCCACCGTCTCGGGCGCGCTGAACCTCGCCGCCGCCGGCCTGAGCGGTACGGCCAGCCTGCTGCTCGACTACGTGCAGCAGGCCGCGCCCGGGCTGCCGCCGCTGCTGAGCGCCGTGACGCCCAGCCCGCAGACGCCCGGCGGGGTGCGCGTCACGCTGAACGTCAGCCTGAACCGCAACGTGCGCGGCCGGGACACCACCCAGCCCGCGCGGCCCGGGGCCAGCCCGGCCAGCTGGGTGCAGAGCGTGACCATCGCGCCCCGCAACGTGGGCACCCTGCCCCCCTAG
- a CDS encoding CTP synthase — MKYIFVTGGVVSSLGKGVASASLGALLRARGYRVTAVKIDPYINIDAGTMRPYEHGEVFVTASGAETDLDIGNYERFLDLDIPAGSNITTGQVYQEVIRKERAGDYLSQTVQVIPHVTDEIKHRVRAAGERAGAEIVLIEVGGTVGDIESLPFLEAIRQFKFDEGDENVLYLHLTLVPYLGTSNEFKTKPTQHSVAELRSVGISPDIVMVRSKEKLPPEITRKIAAFTSVRENRVFSSFDVSHVYEVPLALEEQGLGKTVEDILGLERIHPNLGVWQNAVKTIKQPAREVTIAIAGKYTAMPDAYLSLMESLTHAGIANDAKVNIQWVNAEDLADPSVTDADVRARLEGADGILVPGGFGIRGIEGKIRAAQYARESGTPYLGICLGMQIAVIEYARHKAGLEGANSAEFDEYAPHKVIDLMPEQLEVAGMGGTMRLGDWPMDLQGGTKIAELYGVPQGGTVRERHRHRFEVNPAYTQQLKDAGLVISGVTPGVEGRGAGLVETIEIPGHPYFVALQAHPEFKSRPMRPSPPFAGLIKAALDAQQA; from the coding sequence ATGAAATACATCTTTGTGACAGGTGGCGTTGTCAGCAGCCTCGGTAAAGGCGTGGCCAGCGCGTCCCTCGGGGCGCTGCTGCGCGCGCGCGGGTACAGGGTCACGGCGGTCAAGATCGACCCCTACATCAACATCGACGCGGGCACCATGCGCCCCTACGAGCACGGCGAGGTGTTTGTCACCGCGTCCGGCGCCGAGACCGACCTGGACATCGGCAACTACGAGCGCTTCCTCGATCTGGACATCCCGGCGGGCAGCAACATCACCACCGGGCAGGTGTACCAGGAAGTCATCCGCAAGGAACGCGCCGGGGATTACCTGTCGCAGACCGTGCAGGTCATCCCGCACGTCACCGACGAGATCAAGCACCGCGTCCGCGCCGCCGGTGAGCGCGCCGGGGCCGAGATCGTCCTGATCGAGGTGGGCGGCACCGTGGGCGACATCGAGTCGCTGCCGTTCCTGGAAGCCATCCGGCAGTTCAAGTTCGACGAGGGCGACGAGAACGTCCTGTACCTGCACCTCACGCTCGTGCCGTACCTGGGCACCAGCAACGAGTTCAAGACCAAACCCACCCAGCACTCGGTGGCGGAACTGCGCTCCGTGGGCATCAGCCCTGACATCGTCATGGTGCGCAGCAAGGAAAAACTCCCGCCCGAGATCACCCGCAAGATCGCCGCGTTCACCAGCGTGCGCGAGAACCGCGTGTTCTCCAGCTTCGACGTCTCCCACGTGTACGAGGTGCCCCTCGCGCTGGAGGAACAGGGCCTGGGCAAGACCGTCGAGGACATCCTGGGCCTGGAGCGCATCCACCCGAACCTCGGCGTGTGGCAGAACGCCGTCAAGACCATCAAGCAGCCGGCGCGCGAGGTCACCATCGCCATCGCCGGGAAGTACACCGCGATGCCCGACGCGTACCTGAGCCTGATGGAGTCCCTCACGCACGCCGGGATTGCCAACGACGCCAAGGTGAACATCCAGTGGGTGAACGCCGAGGATCTGGCCGACCCCAGCGTCACCGACGCCGACGTCCGGGCCCGCCTGGAAGGCGCCGACGGCATCCTCGTGCCCGGCGGCTTCGGCATCCGCGGCATCGAGGGCAAGATCCGCGCGGCGCAGTACGCGCGTGAAAGCGGCACCCCGTACCTGGGCATCTGCCTGGGCATGCAGATCGCCGTGATCGAGTACGCCCGCCACAAGGCCGGCCTGGAGGGTGCGAACAGCGCCGAGTTCGACGAGTACGCCCCGCACAAGGTCATCGACCTGATGCCCGAACAGCTCGAGGTCGCCGGGATGGGCGGCACCATGCGCCTGGGCGACTGGCCCATGGATCTCCAGGGCGGCACCAAGATCGCCGAGCTGTACGGCGTCCCGCAGGGCGGCACCGTCCGTGAACGCCACCGTCACCGCTTCGAGGTGAACCCCGCCTACACCCAGCAGCTCAAGGACGCCGGACTGGTCATCAGCGGCGTCACCCCCGGCGTCGAGGGCCGCGGCGCGGGTCTCGTGGAGACCATCGAGATTCCCGGCCACCCGTACTTCGTGGCCCTCCAGGCCCACCCGGAATTCAAGAGCCGCCCCATGCGCCCCAGCCCTCCCTTCGCCGGGCTGATCAAGGCCGCACTCGACGCCCAGCAGGCCTGA